GGCCAGCATCCAGACGAACTCGAAGCAGGGCAGCACCCGGGGACCGAGTGTCGCTCCGGGTGGATAGTGCGCGACCGCAGGTCCGTTGCGGATCCGTACCCGGACCGGCGGCGATGTCATGAACAGACAGGTTACTGGGGAGCCTCGGACATGGCCCGGCAGCCCGCCCCCGCCGATACTGGACAAGGCAAATCAGCCCTTCAAAGCCGGGGAGAACCGATGCCCACCAGCCAGTTGGCCGCGCCCTCGACGCGGTCGGTCGTCCTACACGACACCGTTTCCGAGGCGCTGATTGAACAGGTTCGCGAGGACGGCTACGGCGTCCTGCGCAACGCGCTGTCGGCGGCCGAGGTGGCCGAGATCAACGCGGAGGCCGTCCGGCTCTGCCGCGGCGAGCTGGGCGAGATCGGCCAGGGGCCGCAGACCTCGGTCGACGAGTCCGACGCCGACGTACTGCGCCGCTACCTTTGCATCCACCACCCGCACAAGCTGTCGGACGTCGTCGTCCGGTCGCTGTCGTCCCCGCGGATTGTCGACGCGCTGACCAGCGTGATCGGACCGAACGTCAAGTCCATGCAGTCGATGCTGTTCATCAAGGCCGAAGGCCGGCCCGGCCAGCCCTGGCACCAGGACGAGTACTTCATTCCGACCCGGGACCGATCGCTGACCGCAGTCTGGATCGCCCTGGACGACGCGACGGTGGAGAACGGCTGCCTCTGGGTGCTGCCCGGCTCGCACCGCCGGGGTGTGCTCTATCCGGACCGGGAGCAGGACGACCCGCGCTTCGACTGCTCGATCGAGGCGTACGACTTCCCGTACACCGACGCCGACGCGGTACCGGTCGAGATCCCCGCAGGCGCCGCTGTGATCTTCAGTGGTTACCTGCTGCACCGGTCGCTGCCGAACTCGGGCCGGCACGGCTACCGCCGGGCGCTGGCCCACCACTACATGAGCGCGGAGTCGCCACTGGGCTGGAAGGTGCCCCCGGACACCTCTCCGGCGCACTGGGACTTCCGCGACGTCGTGCTGGTGGCGGGCGAGGATCCGTACGCGTACAAGGGCATCACCGACGTCACCCGGGCCTACGTGCGGCCCGACAAGGAGGGCGGCTGCGACCGCTGACCACGCCGCCACGCCGAAGGGCCCGGGTGCTCGATGACATCCGGGTCCTTCGGCGCGCGTCACCCGCAGTGGACTGGAA
The nucleotide sequence above comes from Plantactinospora soyae. Encoded proteins:
- a CDS encoding phytanoyl-CoA dioxygenase family protein, whose product is MPTSQLAAPSTRSVVLHDTVSEALIEQVREDGYGVLRNALSAAEVAEINAEAVRLCRGELGEIGQGPQTSVDESDADVLRRYLCIHHPHKLSDVVVRSLSSPRIVDALTSVIGPNVKSMQSMLFIKAEGRPGQPWHQDEYFIPTRDRSLTAVWIALDDATVENGCLWVLPGSHRRGVLYPDREQDDPRFDCSIEAYDFPYTDADAVPVEIPAGAAVIFSGYLLHRSLPNSGRHGYRRALAHHYMSAESPLGWKVPPDTSPAHWDFRDVVLVAGEDPYAYKGITDVTRAYVRPDKEGGCDR